The Bdellovibrio sp. NC01 genome includes the window TGTTTTTCACCGACTGATCGTAGACCCAGTTGGGGCCTGGTGTCTAATGCTTAAACATCCCGGCAGGCTTAAAAGCTTTATATTTCAACCTAGACACACAAAGAATGGCACCTCCTTCGCAATAATTTCCAAATCGGAGGCCTGTCTATGAAATTGAACACGTCATCTTTTGCTGGTTTTGTTGCGACTCTATTGTTGGCAACGCAAGTTTTTGCGAACAACAACAATGCTTCCGTCGCTTCATCTACGACAGTTGTACAAGATCCGCGACATGGCTCTATCTTTAGTGGCTTTCTTCAAGCTTCTGGTTCGCAAAGTCTTTATGACTTCCAAGACGGAACTAAAAAAGAAGGAATGGACTATGTTGCGCGTTTCAATTTGAAACTTTCGCAAGACTATTCTGTCCGCTTACAAGGTGGCTATTCTCAAGATCTTAAAAATTCAGAGGCCGATGACTTCTCTGATACAACCCTTAGCTTAGTTAGAAAGCCCGTCGCTTTGGGCCGCGTGTTTATGTTGGGTTATAGCTTAAGTGCTGTGGCTCCAACTTCTAAAGACTCACACACACGTCAAAATCTTCAAGGTGCGACTTCGGGTTCATTGACTGCGATGATTAATCCAGATCGTCTCATTCCGGGATTGCAAATCGTGTCGGCAATTTCGTTGCGCAAGAACTTCCACCAATACGATACGGCACTTGATGGCACTGTGAATACGGCGTATTCATCAAACCAATCGCTTTCTATTTCTTATGACTTCGCAAGCGGCGTAAGCTTGTCAGGCGAATTCATTCACAAAAATGGTCTGACTTACCAAAACAACATCAAAGAATCATTCGAGCACAGCGAAGAAATCGGCTACTCTTTCACAGACGCTATTTCTGCAGCTATTGGTCACACCAACTCGGGTTCGGCTTTGAAAGCCAATGGCCAAGACTCAAATATTGCCCTTCTTGATGACAACAACTCTCTTATCTACGCGTCTTTAACTGTCGCATTCTAAGAGGTTTCATGAAGCTCTTCTTTGCAAGCATGCTCTGCATTCTAGCACTCCAAGGAAGAGCTCTCGCCGCTCCGATTGATGTTATTTTCGATATTGATTGGACGACTTTTTATTCGATTGCTCCCGAAACTGCCGCTGTCTCAAAACAAGATGCGACGATCCTGGAGGTAGAAGGCAAATTCTACCGTCCCACAGATCATCTTGGTGAAGTGTTGTTCGCCCTTTCAAAAAATCCCGATGTGCGCATTAGCTTTTTTAGCGGCGGCGAAGCTTCGCGCAACAATGCACTGTTAGAAAAAGTGATTCTTCCCAATGGCAAAAATGCATTAAGCGTGGTGCACGCCGTTTTCTCGAAGGGCGATCTTGAGACTGTCTCTCAAGATCAGTCTTTGAAGTTTTCTGATCGCTTTAAGAAAAATCCTGCGAACCTACTTCCTGGCTTTGATGCGAAACGTGCGATCTTGATCGATGATCAAATCCAATTTGCCAAAGCACCATTGAAAGCCGTGCCCTCTTTAGGAAACTATAATTTTCAGTCTCAATTTGATGCACAACGTGTAAATCTTCCGTATATGCCCTCTGACGAGTTCGCATGGAAGCATGAAAGAGATAAAGCTTTGATGTGGCAATCGCTGATTGAAGAGGCGATGGAGCGCTCACAAAAGTCCGAGAAATCATTCTCTGAAATCGTTGTGCAACTATGGGCCGAGAAGTCTTCTCGTGCTCTTTGCCGTACTGTCTTTGCGCTGTAAGTGTGCGTCTCACTTCGCGAATCCGCGAATTGTCCCCTGTTAAAAATCTGTACAGTAAATATTGCTCAAATTCAATTTATCGACATTGGCGAAATATCTACATGGCACTTTCAATGCATTTAAGTTCCCTAAGAGAGAGTCTCTGCCAGCGCCCTCAGTGTATTTGAATTGGGGTTGCGGCGGTGACAATAAAGGAATGGAGAGAAAAATGGCTCACAAACCTCAGTATACAAAAGCGTTCACAGCTTTGTTGGCCTTCGCGCTAGTTGCGTCAGGTTGTACGAAGAAGCGTGATGCTGCTTTGTCAGACCAAGAGGCATTGCAAACGTTTGCAATTTCTGATTTTGGTACAGTATCAGAAAACAGCGGCTTCAAAGCTAATATGAAAGCTAGCGTGCGCTCACAAGCGCTTGTTGGTTCTCAAAACAGCAAAGCTACTGAAGAAAAAGGTTTGGTTGCAGTCGATGCGGATGATTCTTCAATCCCATCTCGCCTTCGCTTCATGTTCAACGACCTTGAAGTATCAGGCACTGAAAAAGACAACTTCAAAATCGTATTCGGTATCGATTCTAAATTCGTGACGGCTTATAAATTGGCGTCCATCGACTCATTGTCAAAGTTTGAAAAACAACTCGCTGTATCTCCAAGCGAAGTTCAACTTTCTATTGAGTTGCAAAAAGCTTCAGGCCAAGCAGCGAAAAAACAAATCGCTGAAAAAATGGCTCAAGCTCAAAAAGCACGTTCGCTTTCTCTCACGAACCGTGCAGCTGTTAACGTTCTAGTTCCTTTATTTAAATATGACATCTTGGCTAAAGGCGTTCTTGAAAGAACTAAAAATGAGCTTCGCGAAAGCACGTCTACTTTGACGATGCGTGAAACTGAGTTCAGCCAAGCGACTCACATCAGATTGAACACGTCTTCGGACTCTCGTAAAGACATCGGTTCTGCAGAGCAAAAGAAAGAATTGGATCAATTGTTCACAGCGGAATCTTTGGATAACAAAGTTTCAACTGCTGCGGAACTTCAAGCACGCTACAACTTCAACATGAAGTTCGTTGCTGACGATTCAAAAGTTATGACGAAACTTGATGCTGAAGACATGAAAGTTTACGAATTGACGACGTTGTCTGCTTTGTCAGACGATGAACGCCGTCTTTTGAAAACGGGTTCAGCTAACGGTGAAATCCTGACTTGTGATGCTTCTGTATCTCAAGACAAAAACTGTGTACTTCGCCTTGTAGCGAAAGTTCCAGTAACTTATAAAAACATCCTTTTGAACCTTGCAGATAACAAAGACAACACAACAAACTCTTTGGAATTGCGCAAAGTAACTAAAGCTCAATCTCAAGGCCTAGTTGAAATCGCTCGCGATCAACGTGCAGAGCGCGCTCGTCCTACAGGTATCATCGATCCATTGAACACTCTTAAGATCTCTGATCTTCAAGGTGAGTTCTACTACCGCAGAACATTCGAAGACGCTTCGAACATGATGGTTGTTGGTAAAACTGGTACTTCTGGTGACCTTGCGGTTGTTAAATTCGAATTCGAAAGAGACCGCGTTGTAGTTCGCAACCAAAAAGCATTGATCCAATTCGTGGGTCAAGGTCCGAAAGATAAAGAAGAATTGATGAGCATGCCGGTTAAGTACTTCAAACTTGAAAAAGTTGATGCTGACGGCGTGGCTTTGCAAGTTCCTAAATTGATCGACGCTAAAAAAGAAGACGCAGAATACGTAGAGCTTGATTGGACTAAAAACACAGTTCCAGTTGCGAACTCACCTCTTGCATTCTTCGAAGCTGGTCAATGCTGGCAAGCAGAGTCTTCTTCACAAGTTACTGATCCAGACAACCGCTTGTCTGCTGACGGTATCTTGAACTTCTCTATCGCTGGTTCTTACACTGTAAGACCAGAGTGTGCGAACCAAGCAAAAACAAACGGTGCATACTTCAGCTTGAATGCGCAATTCAACTACAACGTTGTTGAGCGTCTATCATTCAAGAAAAGAACGCACGCCGATATCGACGATATGCAATTTGCACCAAACATCTCTCCAGATGCGCAAAATGCTATGAACTTCGCAATCTTCACATTGGCTGACGCTGTTAACAAACCAGATGTTCGCGCAGGCCGTGAAAACTCTGAAGTTTACCATCCAGTGATCCATGACTTCCGTAACGGTAAAGTTTTGAACTACTGGGTTGGTGGTTTGGCTGATGCTCCAGCTGACAGAAGAGCTTTGATTGAAGAAGCTGCTGCTGAGGTTGTTGCTGAATGGAATGAAGCTTTCCACAAAGCGTTCAAAGGTACTGAATTGGATCGCGCTGGTGACTTCATCGTATTGAATAAAGAAGACGACGCGACTCGCGGTCACTTGGGTGACTTGGATCGCAACTACTTGTGGTTCATGGATAAAGAGGCTGAAAACGGTCTTTTGGGTGTAGCGCAACCTGCACCAAATCCATACTCTGGTACAATCATGGCGAACAACGTTATCGTTTACTCTGGTAACTCTGAAAGAGAAGTTCGCGGCATGATGGCTTCTTACAAAGATTCACGCGAATACGAAAAAATGTTGGAAGAAGCTAAAACTGAAGCTTTGGCTGACTTGCAAAAACAAATCGCTGCGCAAAAAGCTGGCGAAGCAGGTCAAGGTTCTGCGGCAACTGGTAACGCGGCTACTGATAAAGCTGCTGAAATGACAAGACACTACGGTTCTTTCATCAGCAAATTGGCTTTGTCTGCTCGCCCTGCAGTAAACACTCGCATGACTTCTAAATATGCTGGTGCAGTTGAAGCAAAAAAAGCTGGCAACCCGAAAGCAAAAGGTCGCCAAGTTAAAGCGAGAACTCTTGTTTCTGACACTAAAGTAGCGGCGAACAAAGACTTCGCGAAACGTGTTCTTGAACAAGCTTTGTCTGGTGAATTTAAAAATGATCCTTTGATGTTGGAAGCTATCGTTTCTCGCGAAATGGCTCGCCAAGACGGTCTTTCTGAAAACATCAAAGCTTTGTTAGAGAAAAAAGCTGAAATGACTGCAATGTCTGCGAAATTCGATAAAGCATCGAAATTGCGTGGCGGTTGCTTCATGTACAGCCGTGCATACTACAACGACCGTTTCGTAGAAACTGACTTCAACACTCTTTTCAAAAAAGAGATCAAAGCAACATTGTTGCACGAAGTTGGTCACGCATTGGGTCTAGTACATAACTTTAAAGCTTCTTTCGACCGCGATAACTTCGCATTCGAAGGTGAAAACACAAAACGTAACTATACTTCGATCATGGATTATATCGCGGCTCCAGAAATGGAATACGCGGGTCCTGGTACTTACGACGTACACGCTCTTCGTGCGATCTACACAGGTCGTGTTGAGTTGAGCAAAGCGGCGCAAGACATGGCTGCAAAATCGAATGGTGTGTTGCAAATCTCTAAAGATGGCGCACAAGCTAAAGTTATGAATGGTAAATTCATCGGTTTGTCTGATGTGAAGACTTTGTTGGGCTTCCCATACTGGTCAAACATGCAAAAACAATTGGTGAACCAATCTGGTTTGTTGAGACACTACGGTCAATGTCATGATGGTCTTGTTGGTATCGAGCCAGCTTGTACTCCATACGATTCGGGTGTGTCTGCGACTGATATCGTGAAAAACACGATCCAAGACTACAACAGATTGTACATCAACGGTTACCATGCTGCTGACAGATTGAACTTCGGCTGGTCACAAAAAGTTTCGATGGTAAGCCGTGCGATTGGTGAGTTCCAAACGATCCGTGGTTTCCTTGATGACTACTTCAGAATGGTTATCTATGAAAACGCTTTGAACCAAGCTGAACAAAACGACTTCGCAGAAGCTGCTCGTCTTGGTTACGACTTCTTCCACGAAGTGATCCGTATCCCTAACACGAACTTGCCTTTCGGTAACTCGAAAGAAGAGATCAAACAACGCTTGATCGCTTACCCTTACACGGCGCAAATTCCTGTAATGAAGAAAAATGCTGACGGCACAGAGTCTCAAGCAGTTGACTCAAAAGGAAACCCAGTATTTGAACAAAAAGCTGATGTGAAAGTTTTGGAAGCTCGTCGTGTATACGATTACGCTCCAGCTCCTTCAGAAGACAGATTTGATACTCTTGGTATCGGTTTTGACAAACAGTTTGCAGTACGCTTCTTGTTGAACGCGAATCCTCGCGCGATGACGGATGACTCTCAAACTGGTTGGATCTCTTACAATGAGTTCGAACAATACTTCTTGGGTGTAGACAACGCGGCTCAATCATTGAACATGATGACTCTGCTAGAGATCATGTCAGGCAGCTTGACGTCAGGTTTCTTCGATGCTGGTCACAACTTTGTACAAGTTGCTGAAGCTCCAGTAACGATCAACAGAAACTTGCTAGATGCTGCGACTTTGGGTTCATTGGCTGACACGAACCAATACCGTGCAACTGGTTTGGATACTTTCGCTGAGTTCTTCAAAGTAGGTACGTTGAAAGGTGGCAAAGGCTTGAACGATCGTTTCACAGCGACTCGTTACGGTCAAAGCTCGACATCTTCAACTGCGGTGAAGTTCTTCGCAGCTGACAACGCAAGTGGTGCAAACGTGTTGATCTCTATGGCGGCTCGTAAGGCAGCGTTGGTAGATAACAAACAAGTTATCGGTCAAGGTTTGATTGGTTTGTTGAACATGGATATGCAAATCCAAGCGAAAGCTGGCGAACTAGTAGCGAAAGACGAGAAATTGAAAGGTAAATCATTGCCTGAGATCATCGCTTCTAACGAAGACTTGAAAGCTTTGTCTGCGAAAGCGGATGCAGCTCAAGCGGAACTAGTGAAAGCATTGACTGCGATCAACGTAAACGGTTTGTTGGTATCAGATGCTGAAGTGAAACAAAATCCTAACTTGTCTTTGGATGGCCAAGTTAAGATGGCAAGAGTGATGATGGCTCAATCATTGTCATACTTGACTCAAGCGAAAAAATACCTTGAGCAAGTACCTCTTGATCAACTTCAAGGTTTGTTGCAACAACTTGGTGAGTTGAAAGCACAAAACGATCAGTTGGCACAACTTGACTTGATCGCACTTTCTCAAGAAGTGTTGATGCAAGCGACAAGCAACATGCAAATCAACTTGAAGGACCGTGGTCCGGTTCCAGCAAGTGCAGTGTTGAGCATCATGATGACTCGTGGCGCGCTGACTTCATCGCACCAAAACTTGATGTACTCGATCGAAGACCTTGCTCGTTACACTTCGATCTTGAATCCAGAATACGTTTACTAATCTAAACGACTGAACGTTACTTCCTAAAAGGGCAGAGCTAAAAACTCTGCCCTTTTTTTATTTGTTCTGCAAATAGGCGTGAATTTGATTTCCAAGCTTTTGATCAAGCGCATTCAGATCTTTGATATCTTGGACTTTGACCACTTCATCGATCGGATAAACGACCGCGAGCTTTACTTCTTTGACTGCGGTTAAATACTTCATACGATTCAAAGCCCATGTGTAGGCTTCTAATTGTTTGAACGCCGTTTCTGAATATCTTTGTGAACCGGTTTTGTAGTCGACCATCCACAATGTCTCATTAACAATGCCCCACAAGTCGATCTGACCTTGCATCAGTGAGTTCTGATAGGAAAGTGCAAAACCCCATTCTACGAAACCTTTGTTAATGATTTCTAGCATTGGGATTTTATCCGTCGTCGCCAAAAACTCTAATGGCTTTTTCAAATCTTCGTCTGCAATATCTTTTAAGCTTTCGTAAGGCGTGTACTTCAAAGCTTCAAACAATCTGTGAGCGTTCGTTCCTTGTTGGGCGCGTGCTAAT containing:
- a CDS encoding zinc-dependent metalloprotease yields the protein MAHKPQYTKAFTALLAFALVASGCTKKRDAALSDQEALQTFAISDFGTVSENSGFKANMKASVRSQALVGSQNSKATEEKGLVAVDADDSSIPSRLRFMFNDLEVSGTEKDNFKIVFGIDSKFVTAYKLASIDSLSKFEKQLAVSPSEVQLSIELQKASGQAAKKQIAEKMAQAQKARSLSLTNRAAVNVLVPLFKYDILAKGVLERTKNELRESTSTLTMRETEFSQATHIRLNTSSDSRKDIGSAEQKKELDQLFTAESLDNKVSTAAELQARYNFNMKFVADDSKVMTKLDAEDMKVYELTTLSALSDDERRLLKTGSANGEILTCDASVSQDKNCVLRLVAKVPVTYKNILLNLADNKDNTTNSLELRKVTKAQSQGLVEIARDQRAERARPTGIIDPLNTLKISDLQGEFYYRRTFEDASNMMVVGKTGTSGDLAVVKFEFERDRVVVRNQKALIQFVGQGPKDKEELMSMPVKYFKLEKVDADGVALQVPKLIDAKKEDAEYVELDWTKNTVPVANSPLAFFEAGQCWQAESSSQVTDPDNRLSADGILNFSIAGSYTVRPECANQAKTNGAYFSLNAQFNYNVVERLSFKKRTHADIDDMQFAPNISPDAQNAMNFAIFTLADAVNKPDVRAGRENSEVYHPVIHDFRNGKVLNYWVGGLADAPADRRALIEEAAAEVVAEWNEAFHKAFKGTELDRAGDFIVLNKEDDATRGHLGDLDRNYLWFMDKEAENGLLGVAQPAPNPYSGTIMANNVIVYSGNSEREVRGMMASYKDSREYEKMLEEAKTEALADLQKQIAAQKAGEAGQGSAATGNAATDKAAEMTRHYGSFISKLALSARPAVNTRMTSKYAGAVEAKKAGNPKAKGRQVKARTLVSDTKVAANKDFAKRVLEQALSGEFKNDPLMLEAIVSREMARQDGLSENIKALLEKKAEMTAMSAKFDKASKLRGGCFMYSRAYYNDRFVETDFNTLFKKEIKATLLHEVGHALGLVHNFKASFDRDNFAFEGENTKRNYTSIMDYIAAPEMEYAGPGTYDVHALRAIYTGRVELSKAAQDMAAKSNGVLQISKDGAQAKVMNGKFIGLSDVKTLLGFPYWSNMQKQLVNQSGLLRHYGQCHDGLVGIEPACTPYDSGVSATDIVKNTIQDYNRLYINGYHAADRLNFGWSQKVSMVSRAIGEFQTIRGFLDDYFRMVIYENALNQAEQNDFAEAARLGYDFFHEVIRIPNTNLPFGNSKEEIKQRLIAYPYTAQIPVMKKNADGTESQAVDSKGNPVFEQKADVKVLEARRVYDYAPAPSEDRFDTLGIGFDKQFAVRFLLNANPRAMTDDSQTGWISYNEFEQYFLGVDNAAQSLNMMTLLEIMSGSLTSGFFDAGHNFVQVAEAPVTINRNLLDAATLGSLADTNQYRATGLDTFAEFFKVGTLKGGKGLNDRFTATRYGQSSTSSTAVKFFAADNASGANVLISMAARKAALVDNKQVIGQGLIGLLNMDMQIQAKAGELVAKDEKLKGKSLPEIIASNEDLKALSAKADAAQAELVKALTAINVNGLLVSDAEVKQNPNLSLDGQVKMARVMMAQSLSYLTQAKKYLEQVPLDQLQGLLQQLGELKAQNDQLAQLDLIALSQEVLMQATSNMQINLKDRGPVPASAVLSIMMTRGALTSSHQNLMYSIEDLARYTSILNPEYVY